AATGGCGTCGCGCTCGGGAGAGTCCTCGGTCGCGTAACCGCGGTCACCCTAGCGTTGTACGTCGTTAGCCTAATTTATCGGTCTGACAACGAGTTTATATCGGTAGTATTAGTTGTATTCATCATACTGTATGCACTTACATCGAGTGCTCGAGATATTCAGTACGGGTACTTCCCATGGGAACCCGTCGAGTGGACGCCGGTGCATCTCGACGAACTTGACGCTGAGGAGGGTAAACGTGCGCTCCGCTGGACAATAGCGCTAAAATCTCTATTGGTTGTCGGGGCTATTGGCTGCCTCGCCGCTAGTTTCGCGGCCGGTCTCGAAACACTGGGATACGTACTACTGATTGGTGGAACTCCAACATTGGTCGTCAAGATGTATCAACACTATTCAAACGGAACGAGACCGTGGTATCCGGTAGTTCCGTCTCGCTTAGACGGATCGCAGGCAGAATAGTAATCGAATCGATATCACGTACGAATTTGGGGGCGCGCGTCGTGGGGCACCCATGCCCTATCGCGCCAACTACGCGCTGGTGAACGTGAGCGCCGCCCTCGGACCGGACGAAGGCGTGCTGGACGTGCCGTGGGCGGAGTACGTCGGCGACGCGACGGCGGAGGCGGAGTTCACGGTGCCGACCGACCGCGCCGCCGAACCCTACGTCGGCTTGCAGGCGTTCCGCGTGGGCGAATACGGCCACGAACTGCGAATCAACGGCGACTCGCTCGGCGGGTTCGACGTGCCGCCAGCGGACGGGTGGCAGTACTGGGAGGACGCGATTATCGAGACCGAACTGGTCGAGGGCGCGAATAGCCTGCGAGTCGTCCGCGACGACGACACCGACGACAGTTTCGCGGTGAACAACGTCACGATTCACTGGCGCGAACCCGTGGAGTAGGGCGGCTCTGGTCGGTGCGGCCGAACCGCCGCTAGCAGTCGTTCGCCGGTTCGCCGCCAGAGACCAATCTCCACGTTGCTCAGACGAGTAGGTATATACGCCTCGGCACGGAACAGTGGGTTCGACTATGCGCAAGCACGCTAACTGGCTCACGCAGGCCGACGAGCGAATCCTCGAATTTCTGCGCGAGAACGGTAACTTCCCGCCGTCGGCTATCCGCGACCGACTGGCCGACATCGGCGACGACCTCGGCTACTCGACCAATCACCTCGGGATGCGCTGTCGCGCGCTCGACGACCACGGCTTGCTGGAGAACGTCGGTGGCGGCACCTACACTATCACCGACCTCGGCGAGCGGTACCTCGACGGCGAGTTCGACGCTGGCAGTCTGGAAGACGGGTAGCGGCGTCGAACCACGGTTTCTCGGAGGTATCCGGTAGCGGGTGGTCGTTCAGTCCGAAATCGCCTGCGGGCCGTCGGCGGACGCGCGACACGACCGGTTGAGTCCGATGACGTTCAACTCGCCATCGAGGGTCACCGACAGCACTTCCTCGTCTAGCGGAATCTCGACCAGAATCTCCCACGGCTCCTCCGAGAGAATGGTCGTCTGCTCGTCGGTGACACACCACGCGAGGTCCCAGTACGGCGTCGTA
This genomic stretch from Halorussus pelagicus harbors:
- a CDS encoding DUF7383 domain-containing protein — encoded protein: MPYRANYALVNVSAALGPDEGVLDVPWAEYVGDATAEAEFTVPTDRAAEPYVGLQAFRVGEYGHELRINGDSLGGFDVPPADGWQYWEDAIIETELVEGANSLRVVRDDDTDDSFAVNNVTIHWREPVE
- a CDS encoding phage repressor protein, whose product is MRKHANWLTQADERILEFLRENGNFPPSAIRDRLADIGDDLGYSTNHLGMRCRALDDHGLLENVGGGTYTITDLGERYLDGEFDAGSLEDG